In Electrophorus electricus isolate fEleEle1 chromosome 1, fEleEle1.pri, whole genome shotgun sequence, a single window of DNA contains:
- the vps13c gene encoding vacuolar protein sorting-associated protein 13C isoform X3 gives MVFESLVSDLLNRFIGDYVENLDKSQLKIGIWGGNVVLENLRVKENALSELDVPFKVKAGQVGKLTLKIPWKNLYSEAVVATLDGLYLLVVPGATIKYDAAKEERYLQEVKQKELQRIEEALQLAARRDSQVGEFVYNLESYVYKEAPCDKGHKKHKKHKKLFGRSKRYERTSEKPQEDKKDTFAEKLATQVIKNLQVKITSIHVRYEDDISDPERPLSVGVTLSELSLQTTDENWRTCILNEAAKLIYKLGCLECLCAYWNVNSPMFCQCSREEAVSKLKAGISTKDEELKGYQYIFKPIFASAKMCINPNAEVELKSPKASFQLEVQNIAIEMTKPQYLSMVDLLESVDCMVKNAPYRKFRPHVPVHKHAKLWWRYAISSVLEVNIKRYKEMWSWTHIRKHRQTLKAYKTAHRAKLSQSKVREDTEKQILELEKRLDVFNITLARQQAQMEMVRSGQKLVAKKGAAQKQGGGGGGGFLSSFFGRKEGKKREQEEEMTEQESIDTIMTAEEKAKLYTAIGYSESSHNLTLPKDYVAVIMNFKLLRTSVTVREEIRVPEILKVQMIDLSTTISQRPGAQAIKVEASLEHWFVTGLQQQGQVPSLIASVGDSCSSLLSVLFELNPEDSPADQLLHVHSQPVEMIYDALTINSLADFFKTGKGVDLEVITSATLSKLEEIKEKTASGLSHIIETRKVLDLRIDLKPSYLLVPKSGFYQSKSDLIIIDFGSLQLNSVDQGSHQQISASFSSLEEIMDRAYERFSLELRSVQVLYSKSGESWKSARTQSSSIQHILRPMDFTLNLAKCIVEKDSRMPRFKVSGELPLLHVKISDQKIQGVLELVDSIPLPHPVSTPPSSPTHRARVMPLAGARPRVLSLDPSALPYSTESDSEEDTSERSPDEDGQRSVQEDLTDVQFKFEIKTVLLELTRQTAMEETVLALNVCNLGAEGKMRTYDFTVTSYLRKINLDYCETRDQPLHLISSSDKHGSDLLKVEYIKADVSGPSFQGLFDNTEQTLKVEFSSLMFMLHTSALLSTINYLNTAVPQDITASRVQDTRRQADRTATGKTVSKGGKTSTVVRFKLCAMLGSFGVVVCDDRSNIADIRVQGIDASVVVQAKETEVFARLRDIIVLDVDPKTIHKKAVSIVGEEVFSFKMILYPGATEGNGYSDVTKVDSKVTLRVGCIQIVYLHKFLMSLLDSFSSHYSADETFVDNFQTAKEALSAATAQAAEKAASSVRDFAQKSFRLSMDIRLKAPLIIIPQSSMSHDALVVDLGLINVSNSFALLQAEGFPLPAVQETMDIKLTHLKLSRMVLRRDDPQADIQILQPVNLELLVKRNLAASWFTKIPGVEVKGGLKSMNIVLGQEDLSVLMGILAENISEGSRTSSSDVKKPFKDKTETNEDLKETLPVETETQPALSNGNVSENIVSVLLNFEIMEVTVMLKKSKHGHENPFLVVHVAQLGIDTQVHKYDMLATTYIKTISMKCLEFTDSCGEPLCILSSSAQQGAELLKVQFVRADRNGPNFASVFKNIEQIMDVTFSSLDLMLHTEVLLSIMDFLSAAMSSKHLPALEKDARRSEDVRTISAKSMVVSSPSDGDVIDLKVDMRLGAFSVLVCDQSCNMADIKIQGLHGALLLQGTQTHMSARLRDFIVINVDPKTIHKKAISIVGDEVFSFSLSLTPKATEGAGYTDTSKVDGKIRLSVGCIQVVYLHKFTMSLLNFSNNFQMAKEALSTATAQAAEKAASSVRDFAQKSFRLSMDIRLKAPLIIIPQSSMSHNAVEADLGLITVSNSFALLPVEGCPLPAVIDDMNLELTQLKLSRIFVEKNSAQLRTELLQPVNMVLSVRRNLAASWYQDMAGLELDGDLKPMKVALSQDDLTVLLKILTENISEASSVQPPQSLNAAGKPAPVAVTPHTLIGEHGVEKQPESKSTEAELVESVKFSFNVESLGLVLYSNDPTQAGVHQEDLCLGEFMLCKMKATGKMFNNSSLEVSTILTTCSLDDRRANVERVTSRMLGRRDEESSDAMIDVTFSQCADERSVVAVLQKLYLCASVEFLMAVADFFIQALPQAPPLPSTTMLDKPSHLSLKQLSERQGQAEPSAAVSQRTRLRAVMVDPEVVFVASLVKAESPALVSSFQCDVSVVMQQDTQLTANVRGLKVLACPFIRKKDSKAVTTVLRPCSVVLEARKSGHAPLTGSVTVQEVIVKVSPVILNTVMTITAAMTPKPLQEQTEKTEDVCSLWAVRNIYSCNHWFLGVESATEAVENFREADSSSQEGESFKVEVKVVQVTVESGQGHRTTPLLLAESSFSGCARNWSSLLSLSADMTLEVNYFNETHAVWEPFIERVDNGTRRWNLTVEMKTNPVRDKSPVPGDDFIMLPDPCTAISICSKDTMNITVSKCCLNVFHNLAQAFSESTASTFDPTVKEKAPFTIRNALGIPLLIQHSANLCMVKPSAKGKVHEVAVGESVDLEYSIFESSSRGKLSALQRQESCLFNLSIVPVGYSEISSVPVDKPGRRLYNVRQPGAAQAVSVLLQINASDGNKVMTVRSPLQIKNHFSVPFAVVKFSPEMGGLLNVGVAEPQKEFHVTLDTYRSQLFLLPVGSLEGFYSESTTCITWKEQVHVSSEVRSVLQCPARDSSCLPLVITALAVPDVLRHISSQGEDDWDPAYVIHLHPAITLRNLLPYTLRYLLEGSAESHELQEGISADILNARLSGQLMELVLVGYQGRTWTSHVQVSEAMAEFSPVCFTSDTSEQLSVDLCVHVTRGAGRLVLSVFSPYWIINKTSRVLQYRADDAYVKHPADFRDVILFSFKKKNIFSKNKLQLCVSTSSWSDGFSLDTVGSYGCVRCSDRTMDYLVGVSIQMSSFNLTRIVTMSPFYTLVNKSCFELEVGEVQNGKAHSGGKWHYISSTECLPLWPESSTGRLCVRVVGSESASKSFFFNKQDNGTLLSMEQYGGIIVDVNISDHSTVVSFSDYYEGAAPALLVNHTPWVTISVRQSGCETSRELNPGESLLFAWNDPAGERKLCWTSQGHSGELDLLKDECGQFAYDGLAQVHWVSFLDGRQRVLLFTEDVAVVTKARQAEELEQFQQEVTVSLQNLGLSLINNDHKQEIAYVGITSSGVVWEMRPKNRWKSFNCKNISLLERAYQDHVSGITEPGWVKLETGLEVNFARIPMLMRHPFSCSIRRNFLSGIHVELKQSPHQRSLRAQLHWLQVDNQLPGAMFPIVFHPVPPPKSVALDSEPKPFIDMSIITRFNEHSQVMQFKYFMMLVQEMAVKVDQGFLAAVLALFTPVTDTQEDKQKTALIERDLEALQAQLMESSINDTSGLSFFEHFHISPIKLHLSLSLGSSGEDHQEGDMVAIQSVNLLLKSIGATLTDVDDLIFKLACFEVKYQFYRREKLMWAVIRHYSEQFLKQMYVLVLGLDVLGNPFGLIRGLSEGVEAFFYEPFQGAVQGPEEFAEGFVIGVRSLLGHTVGGAAGMVSRITGSVGKGLAAITMDKEYQQKRREEMNRPPRDFGDSLAKGGKGLLKGVVGGVTGIVTKPVEGAKREGAAGFFKGIGKGLVGVVTRPTAGIVDMASSTFQGIQSGNLRVAESTEDVTKLRPVRLIREDGIIRPYEHHESHGYDLFQRSEVKQLDGELFREHFEYPGHRKTNIIVTNRRVMCIKEIDLIGHFNKEWEVQFDNFLRPPYVEGGDLKIYYKEQNKLKILKDGQGPVRVVHLRQTDMAETLRHAIQNAQLARRQHQMVRQKSQRFLKPGSTA, from the exons GAAACTGTTTGGGAGGTCTAAAAGGTACGAGCGGACATCAG AGAAGCCTCAAGAAGATAAGAAAGACACATTTGCTGAGAAACTGGCAACCCAAGTAATCAAAAACCTACAGGTCAAGATTACCAGCATCCATGTCAGATATGAGGATGAT ATATCAGATCCAGAGAGACCTCTCTCCGTGGGAGTGACTCTGTCAGAACTCAGTCTGCAG ACAACCGATGAGAACTGGAGGACCTGTATTCTAAATGAAGCAGCCAAACTCATCTATAAG ctcgGTTGTTtggagtgtctgtgtgcctACTGGAATGTTAACAGCCCAATGTTCTGCCAATGTTCCCGGGAAGAGGCCGTG agCAAACTAAAAGCAGGAATCAGCACCAAAGATGAAGAGCTGAAAGGATACCAATACA TTTTCAAACCCATCTTTGCTTCTGCCAAGATGTGCATTAATCCAAATGCAGAGGTTGAGCTGAAGTCTCCCAAAGCAAGCTTCCAGCTGGAGGTGCAGAACATTGCCATAGAGATGACCAAACCTCAG TACCTGTCTATGGTGGACCTGTTGGAGTCCGTGGACTGTATGGTTAAAAATGCTCCCTACAGGAAGTTCAGACCACATGTCCCGGTACACAAACATGCCAAACTGTG GTGGAGGTATGCCATCTCCAGTGTGTTGGAGGTAAATATAAAGCGCTACAAGGAAATGTGGAGCTGGACACACATcaggaaacacagacagacgctGAAGGCATACAAAACTGCACACAGAGCCAAGCTGAGCCAGAGCAAAGTCCGGGAAGACACGGAGAAACAGATCCTG GAACTGGAGAAACGTCTGGATGTGTTCAACATCACACTGGCCAGGCAGCAGGCACAGATGGAG ATGGTTCGCTCAGGACAGAAGCTTGTTGCCAAGAAGGGAGCAGCACAGaaacagggaggaggaggagggggagggtttCTCAGCAGTTTCTTTGGCAGGAAGgaagggaagaagagagaacaggaagaggaaatgacagagcaggaga GTATAGATACGATCATGACTGCTGAAGAGAAAGCAAAGTTATACACAGCCATCGGCTACAGTGAAAGTTCCCACAACCTGACATTACCCAAAGAT tatGTAGCAGTGATTATGAATTTCAAGTTGTTACGGACGTCAGTAACGGTGCGTGAGGAGATAAGAGTTCCAGAGATCCTGAAAGTGCAGATGATTGACCTCAGTACCACCATCTCCCAAAGACCAGGAGCACAGGCCATAAA ggtggaggCCAGTCTGGAGCACTGGTTCGTGACAGGGCTGCAGCAGCAGGGCCAGGTCCCATCACTCATCGCCTCTGTGGGGGACTCGTGTTCCTCTCTGCTCAGTGTGCTGTTTGAGCTCAACCCAGAGGATAGTCCTGCAGATCAGCTCCTCCATGTGCACTCCCAGCCTGTGGAGATGATCTACGATGCT cTGACAATAAACAGCCTGGCAGACTTCTTTAAGACAGGAAAGGGAGTTGATCTGGAGGTGATCACCTCAGCCACGCTCAGCAAGCTGGAGGAGATAAAGGAGAAGACAGCTAGTG GTCTGTCTCACATTATTGAGACCCGTAAAGTTCTGGACCTGCGGATTGACCTGAAGCCATCCTACCTGCTGGTGCCCAAGTCTGGCTTTTATCAGAGCAAGTCAGACCTCATCATCATAGACTTTGGCAGCCTGCAA CTGAATAGCGTGGACCAGGGGTCTCATCAGCAGATATCTGCTAGTTTTTCCTCTCTGGAGGAGATTATGGACAGAGCGTACGAAAGATTCTCTCTGGAGCTTCGCAGTGTTCAAGTGCTCTACAGCAAATCAG GTGAATCATGGAAAAGTGCTCGTACTCAGAGTTCATCCATCCAGCACATTCTCCGGCCCATGGACTTTACCCTGAACCTCGCCAAGTGCATAGTGGAGAAAGACTCACGCATGCccag GTTTAAGGTGTCTGGAGAACTTCCTTTACTGCATGTGAAGATCTCCGATCAGAAGATCCAGGGGGTTCTAGAACTAGTGGACAGTattcccctcccccaccctgtatcaaccccaccctcctccccaaCCCACAGG gCACGAGTGATGCCGTTAGCAGGCGCCAGGCCAAGGGTGCTGAGCTTAGATCCATCAGCCCTCCCGTATTCCACTGagtcag actCTGAAGAGGACACCAGTGAAAGGTCTCCAGATGAAGATGGTCAGAGATCAGTCCAGGAAGACCTGACTGATGTTCAGTTCAAATTTGAAATCAAAACG gtCCTCCTTGAGCTCACCCGTCAGACTGCGATGGAGGAAACAGTTTTGGCTCTGAATGTGTGTAATTTGGGTGCAGAAGGGAAGATGAGGACTTATGACTTCACTGTGACCTCATACCTGCGCAAGATAAACCTGGACTACTGTGAGACGAGAG ATCAGCCACTCCATCTAATTAGCTCATCAGACAAACATGGATCTGATCTGCTGAAAGTGGAGTACATCAAA GCTGATGTGAGTGGGCCCAGTTTCCAGGGTCTGTTTGACAACACTGAGCAGACACTGAAG GTGGAATTTTCCTCACTCATGTTCATGCTTCACACCAGCGCTCTGCTGTCCACCATTAACTACCTGAACACAGCAGTCCCCCAGGACATCACTGCCTCTAGAGTTCAAGACACCCGAAGACAAGCTGACAGGACGGCAACTGGAAAAACag TGTCTAAGGGAGGGAAGACCTCCACAGTGGTGCGCTTTAAGCTCTGTGCCATGTTGGGTTCATTTGGAGTGGTCGTCTGTGACGACCGAAGCAACATCGCAGATATCCGAGTCCAAG GTATTGATGCATCCGTGGTGGTCCAGGCCAAAGAGACAGAGGTGTTTGCTCGCCTGCGAGATATCATTGTGCTGGATGTGGACCCgaaaacaatacacaaaaag GCAGTGTCTAtagtgggagaggaggtgtTCAGCTTCAAGATGATCTTGTACCCTGGAGCGACGGAGGGAAATGGTTACTCTGATGTGACTAAAGTGGACAGCAAAGTCACGCTGAGAGTCGGCTGCATCCAGATCGTTTACCTGCACAAGTTCCTCATGTCTCTACTG GATTCTTTTAGCTCTCACTACTCTGCTGATGAG ACATTTGTGGACAACTTCCAGACGGCCAAGGAGGCGCTGAGCGCAGCTACAGCCCAGGCAGCAGAGAAGGCTGCCTCCAGCGTCAGAGACTTCGCTCAGAAGAGTTTCAGACTCTCCATGGACATCAGACTAAAGGCCCCGCTCATCATAATCCCCCAGTCTTCCATGTCCCATGATGCCCTTGTGGTGGACCTGGGTCTCATCAACGTTAGCAACAGCTTCGCTCTGCTTCAGGCTGAGGGCTTCCCTCTCCCAGCCGTTCAGGAGACCATGGACATCAAGTTGACGCATCTCAAATTATCCAG GATGGTTCTGAGGCGTGATGACCCTCAGGCCGACATCCAGATCCTGCAGCCGGTTAATCTGGAGCTACTGGTGAAGCGTAACCTGGCTGCCTCCTGGTTCACCAAGATCCCTGGAGTGGAGGTCAAAGGAGGCCTGAAGTCCATGAAT ATTGTTCTTGGCCAGGAAGACTTGAGTGTGTTGATGGGGATTCTAGCAGAAAACATCAGTGAGGGAAGCAGAACTTCATCCTCTGATGTGAAGAAACCGtttaaag ataaaactgaaacaaatgaaGACCTCAAAGAGACACTTCCTGTGGAGACAGAAACTCAGCCAGCTCTTTCCAATGGAAATGTCAGTGAGAACATTGTCAGTGTTCTGCTCAACTTTGAAATTATGGAG GTAACGGTGATGCTGAAGAAATCAAAGCATGGACATGAGAATCCCTTCCTGGTGGTCCATGTAGCTCAGCTCGGAATTGATACCCAAGTGCACAAATATGACATGCTGGCCACCACGTACATCAAGACAATCTCCATGAAGTGCCTGGAGTTTACAG ATTCGTGTGGGGAACCCCTGTGCATTCTGAGCTCCTCTgcacagcagggggcagagctgCTCAAAGTGCAGTTTGTCAGG GCTGATCGAAATGGACCaaattttgcttctgttttcaaGAATATAGAACAGATTATGGAT gttactTTCTCCTCCTTGGACCTGATGTTACACACTGAGGTTCTCCTCTCCATCATGGACTTCCTGTCTGCTGCCATGTCCTCCAAACACCTGCCTGCATTGGAGAAAGATGCGAGGAGAAGTGAAGATGTGAGAACAATCTCAGCCAAGTCCA TGGTGGTGAGCTCCCCCTCTGATGGTGATGTCATTGACCTGAAGGTGGACATGCGTCTGGGTGCTTtcagtgtgctggtgtgtgaCCAAAGCTGCAACATGGCCGACATCAAGATTCAGG GTCTGCACGGCGCCCTACTCCTGCAGggcactcagacacacatgtcTGCCAGGCTGCGAGATTTCATCGTCATTAATGTGGATCCAAAAACCATTCACAAGAAG GCCATCTCTATTGTGGGTGATGAggttttcagtttcagtttgagTTTAACCCCTAAAGCCACAGAAGGGGCTGGATACACGGACACCTCAAAGGTGGATGGCAAGATCAGGCTCAGTGTGGGCTGCATTCAAGTGGTGTATCTGCACAAGTTTACCATGTCGctgctg AATTTTAGTAACAACTTCCAGATGGCCAAGGAGGCACTGAGCACGGCTACGGCCCAGGCAGCAGAGAAGGCTGCCTCCAGCGTCAGAGACTTCGCTCAGAAGAGTTTCAGACTCTCTATGGACATAAGACTAAAGGCCCCGCTCATCATAATCCCTCAGTCCTCCATGTCCCATAATGCCGTGGAGGCCGACCTGGGTCTCATTACTGTGAGCAACAGCTTTGCTCTGCTTCCTGTTGAGGGTTGTCCACTCCCTGCTGTCATAGATGACATGAACCTGGAGCTCACTCAGCTCAAGCTCTCCAG AATCTTTGTGGAGAAGAACTCAGCCCAGCTCAGGACGGAGCTCCTGCAGCCCGTCAACATGGTGTTGTCCGTCAGGCGGAACCTGGCTGCTAGCTGGTACCAGGACATGGCTGGTCTGGAGCTGGATGGAGATCTGAAGCCCATGAAA GTGGCTTTGAGTCAGGATGACCTGACAGTCCTGCTGAAGATCCTGACGGAGAACATTAGTGAGGCCAGCAGTGTCCAGCCCCCCCAGAGCCTGAACGCAGCGGGGAAACCAGCACCCGTGGCAgtcacacctcacactctcatAG GTGAGCATGGTGTGGAGAAGCAACCAGAAAGCAAGTCCACAGAGGCTGAGCTGGTGGAGAGTGTGAAGTTCAGTTTCAATGTTGAATCTCTGGGTCTGGTACTTTACAGCAATGATcccacacag GCTGGTGTTCACCAGGAGGACTTGTGTCTAGGGGAGTTTATGCTCTGTAAGATGAAGGCTACTGGGAAGATGTTTAATAACAGCAGTCTGGAGGTTTCCACCATCCTCACCACCTGCAGCCTGGATGACAGGAGAGCCAACGTTGAAAGAGTCACATCCAG GATGCTGGGGAGGCGTGATGAAGAGAGTTCTGATGCCATGATAGACGTGACGTTCTCGCAGTGTGCAGACGAGCGTTCGGTGGTGGCTGTGCTGCAGAAACTCTACCTCTGTGCCAGCGTGGAGTTCCTCATGGCTGTGGCGGACTTCTTTATACAGGCCCTGCCCCAGGCCCCGCCCCTGCCATCAACCACAATGCTGGACAAACCCAGCCACCTGTCACTCAAACAGCTCTCAGAGAGACAGGGCCAGGCAGAGCCCAGTGCAG CTGTGTCTCAGAGGACCAGGCTGCGAGCCGTCATGGTGGACCCTGAGGTGGTGTTTGTGGCCAGTCTGGTGAAGGCGGAGTCACCTGCACTAGTCTCCTCCTTCCAGTGTGATGTCAGTGTTGTCATGCAGCAGGACACCCAGCTGACGGCCAACGTGAGGGGCCTCAAGGTTCTGGCCTGCCCCTTCATCAGGAAGAAGGACAGCAAGGCTGTCACCACT GTGCTCAGACCATGTTCTGTTGTGTTGGAGGCCAGAAAGTCAGGACACGCCCCGCTGACGGGCTCCGTGACTGTACAGGAGGTCATCGTGAAG GTCTCCCCAGTGATCCTCAACACCGTGATGACCATAACTGCAGCCATGACTCCCAAACCCCTTCAGGAGCAGACTGAGAAGACTGAGGACGTGTGCTCCCTGTGGGCTGTGAGGAACATCTACTCCTGCAACCACTGGTTCCTGGGCGTGGAGAGTGCGACCGAGGCTGTCGAGAACTTCCGTGAGGCGGACAGCAGCAGCCAAGAGGGCGAGAGCTTCAAGGTGGAGGTGAAGGTGGTGCAGGTGACTGTGGAGTCGGGCCAGGGTCACCGCACCACCCCTCTGCTGCTGGCTGAGTCCTCCTTCAGCGGCTGTGCCAGGAACTGGTCTTCCCTCCTCAGCCTGTCTGCGGATATGacgctggag gtgaaCTACTTTAATGAGACTCATGCAGTGTGGGAGCCCTTCATAGAGAGAGTGGACAACGGTACACGGCGCTGGAACCTCACAGTGGAG atgAAGACGAACCCTGTTCGGGACAAGAGTCCTGTTCCTGGTGATGACTTCATAATGCTGCCTGATCCGTGCACTGCCATCAGCATCTGCTCCAAAGACACTATGAACATCACAGTGTCCAAGTGCTGTCTAAACGTCTTCCATAACCTTGCCCAg GCTTTCTCTGAGAGCACTGCATCCACTTTCGATCCCACTGTGAAGGAAAAGGCTCCGTTCACCATCCGGAATGCTCTGGGAATTCCTCTCCTCATCCAGCACAGTGCTAATCTCTGTATGGTCAAGCCATCTGCTAAAGGCAAAGTGCATGAGGTGGCAGTGGGAGAGAGCGTGGACCTGGAGTACTCTATCTTTGAGTCTTCCTCAAGGGGAAAGCTGtcagcactgcagagacaggagagcTGTCTGTTCAACCTCAGCATCG TGCCGGTGGGCTACAGTGAGATCTCCAGCGTCCCCGTGGATAAGCCTGGACGGCGGCTCTATAATGTGCGCCAGCCGGGCGCCGCACAGGCCgtgtctgtgctgctgcagaTCAATGCCTCAGACGGCAACAAAGTGATGACCGTGCGATCGCCGTTACAG ATAAAGAATCATTTCTCTGTGCCTTTTGCTGTTGTGAAGTTCTCACCAGAGATGGGTGGATTGCTTAATGTGGGTGTTGCTGAACCACAGAAAGAGTTTCATGTCACGCTGGACACTTACAG gtctCAGCTGTTCCTGTTGCCCGTGGGGTCTCTGGAGGGGTTCTACAGCGAGTCGACCACGTGCATTACCTGGAAGGAGCAGGTGCATGTCAGCTCAGAGGTGCGTTCTGTCCTGCAGTGTCCCGCGCGGGACAGCAGCTGCTTGCCGCTGGTTATTACCGCGCTGGCAGTGCCCGACGTCCTGCGACACATCTCCAGTCAGGGCGAGGACGACTGGGACCCTGCGTATGTGATTCATCTGCACCCTGCCATCACACTGCGGAACCTGCTACCATACACCCTACGTTACCTGCTGGAG GGTTCAGCAGAGTCCCACGAGCTACAGGAAGGCATCAGCGCCGACATCCTGAACGCACGACTCAGCGGCCAGCTCATGGAGCTGGTGCTGGTGGGGTACCAGGGCCGCACCTGGACCAGTCATGTGCAGGTCAGCGAGGCCATGGCTGAGTTCTCACCTGTCTGCTTCACCAGCGACACTAGTGAGCAGCTTAGCGTGGATCTGTGTGTCCACGTGACGCGTGGGGCGGGCAGGCTtgtcctctctgtcttcagCCCATACTGGATCATCAACAAGACGTCCCGCGTGCTGCAGTACCGTGCGGACGACGCGTATGTTAAGCACCCGGCCGACTTCCGTGATGTCATCTTGTTCTCCTTCAAGAAGAAGAACATCTTCAGCAAAAACAAA CTACAGCTGTGCGTGTCCACCAGCTCCTGGTCAGATGGCTTCTCTTTGGACACTGTGGGCAGTTACGGTTGTGTCCGCTGCTCAGATAGAACCATGGATTACCTG GTGGGGGTCAGTATTCAGATGAGCAGTTTTAACCTGACTCGTATTGTGACTATGAGTCCCTTCTACACGCTGGTGAACAAGTCCTGCTTTGAGCTGGAGGTGGGGGAGGTGCAAAACGGAAAAGCCCACAGTGGCGGCAAATGGCACTACATCTCCTCCACAGAG TGCCTTCCCCTATGGCCAGAGTCCAGTACAGGAAGGTTGTGTGTCCGAGTGGTGGGTTCTGAATCTGCCTCTAAGTCTTTCTTCTTCAACAAGCAGGATAATGGCACTCTACTCAGCATGGAGCAG TATGGCGGCATCATTGTGGATGTGAACATTTCGGACCACTCCACTGTGGTCAGCTTCTCGGATTACTATGAGGGTGCAGCTCCTGCTCTGCTCGTCAACCACACGCCATGGGTCACCATCTCCGTCAGACAGAG tggctgTGAAACGAGTCGGGAGCTGAACCCTGGTGAGTCTCTGCTCTTTGCCTGGAACGACCCTGCAGGCGAACGCAAGCTGTGCTGGACCAGTCAAGGCCACAGTGGAGAACTCGACCTGCTGAAG GATGAGTGCGGGCAGTTTGCGTATGACGGCCTGGCGCAGGTACACTGGGTTTCCTTCCTGGATGGACGCCAACGTGTGCTACTCTTCACCGAAGATGTCGCTGTGGTAACCAAAGCTCGGCAGGCTGAGGAACTGGAGCAGTTCCAGCAGGAAGTGACCGTGTCACTGCAAAATCTGGGTCTGTCCCTCATCAACAACGACCACAAACAGGAAATCGCATACGTGGGCATCACCAG TTCTGGTGTGGTTTGGGAGATGAGACCAAAAAACCGTTGGAAGTCATTTAACTGTAAGAACATCAGTCTTCTGGAGAGGGCTTACCAGGACCATGTCAGTGGAATTACAGAACCAGGCTGGGTCAAACTGGAAACTGGGCTAGAG GTGAACTTTGCAAGGATTCCTATGTTGATGAGACACCCATTCTCCTGCTCCATTCGGAGGAACTTCCTGTCTGGTATCCACGTGGAGCTGAAGCAGTCTCCACACCAGAGGAGCCTCCGTGCCCAGCTCCACTGGCTGCAG gtggaTAACCAGCTCCCAGGAGCCATGTTCCCCATCGTTTTTCATCCTGTCCCACCACCCAAGTCTGTTGCCCTGGACTCAG agccAAAGCCCTTTATTGATATGAGCATCATCACAAGATTTAACGAACACAGCCAAGTGATGCAGTTTAA GTACTTCATGATGCTAGTGCAGGAGATGGCTGTTAAGGTTGATCAGGGCTTTTTGGCAGCGGTCCTGGCTCTCTTTACACCTGTTACTGACACCCAGGAGGACAaacagaag acTGCCCTGATTGAGAGAGACCTGGAGGCCCTGCAGGCTCAGCTGATGGAGAGCTCCATTAACGACACATCAGGCCTCAGCTTCTTTGAGCACTTCCACATCTCCCCCATTAAA ctccATCTGAGTCTGTCTCTGGGCTCCAGTGGAGAGGACCATCAGGAGGGTGATATGGTTGCGATCCAGTCAGTCAATCTTCTTCTTAAAAGTATTGGTGCAACGCTTACTGATGTAGATGACCTCATCTTTAA ACTGGCTTGCTTTGAGGTGAAGTATCAGTTCTACCGCAGAGAGAAACTGATGTGGGCCGTGATTAGACATTACAGTGAACAG TTCCTGAAGCAGATGTACGTGCTTGTCTTGGGCTTGGATGTGCTGGGGAACCCATTCGGTCTGATCCGGGGGCTCTCAGAGGGGGTGGAGGCATTCTTCTATGAGCCTTTCCAG GGGGCTGTTCAGGGGCCTGAAGAGTTTGCAGAAGGGTTTGTCATTGGTGTGCGTAGTCTGTTAGGGCACACAGTGG GGGGTGCCGCTGGGATGGTGTCTCGTATAACAGGTTCAGTGGGGAAAGGTCTAGCAGCCATCACCATGGACAAGGAGTACCAGCAGAAACGCAGGGAGGAGATGAACAGACCTCCCCGAGACTTTGGAGACAGTTTGGCCAAGGGGGGCAAAGGCCTTCTGAAG GGAGTGGTAGGAGGAGTGACAGGGATTGTTACCAAGCCTGTGGAGG GGGCAAAGCGAGAGGGTGCGGCTGGATTCTTTAAGGGGATTGGTAAGGGCTTGGTGGGCGTGGTCACCCGCCCTACAGCAGGCATCGTGGACATGGCCAGCAGCACCTTTCAAGGGATCCAGAG CGGTAACCTAAG GGTGGCGGAGTCGACTGAGGACGTGACCAAGCTGAGGCCGGTCCGACTCATCAGAGAGGACGGGATCATCCGTCCGTACGAGCACCACGAGTCCCACGGCTACGACCTTTTCCAG aggtcagaggttaaaCAGCTTGATGGCGAGTTGTTCAGAGAGCACTTTGAATATCCtggacacagaaaaacaaacattattgtCACCAACAG GAGGGTGATGTGTATTAAAGAGATCGACTTGATTGGACATTTTAACAAAGAATGGGAAGTTCAGTTTGACAACTTCCTGAGGCCTCCATATGTTGAAGGAGGAGATCTGAAGATTTATTACAAG gaacaaaacaaactgaagatCCTTAAGGATGGACAAGGACCAGTGAGGGTGGTGCAccttagacagacagacatggcaGAG ACACTGCGGCACGCCATCCAGAATGCCCAGCTAGCTCGCCGGCAGCATCAGATGGTCAGACAGAAATCCCAGCGCTTCCTCAAACCAGGCAGCACAGCCTAA